The following are from one region of the Candidatus Aminicenantes bacterium genome:
- a CDS encoding universal stress protein, producing MFNCILLPLDRSPLAECVLPHAVAIARAFDGRVMLLHVLERPREERQRRAMDPLTWQVRQAEAKTYLHGLDLRLQAAGLQPETHLLEGSAAEQVVGFSDSRAAKLIILSSHGQSGLSDWGMSSGGQKITLRARTSVMIVRAAQEPVGEVTGLRYQRLLVPLDGTQRAESILPAAAALAQAHGAHILLAHIVQKPSLPRRTLPSREDVELVERLIERNRVEATLYLDQLRSRLAGEVATRVLVSDHLSATLHELVEQEGADLVLLSAHGRSRETRGLYGDVISHLIAYGTTPLIILQDRSSIPGEAAAGDSGKP from the coding sequence ATGTTCAATTGCATCCTCCTCCCGCTGGACCGTTCGCCTCTGGCCGAGTGCGTGCTGCCCCACGCCGTCGCCATCGCCCGCGCCTTCGACGGCCGGGTCATGCTTCTGCATGTCTTGGAGAGGCCCCGCGAAGAGCGCCAGCGGCGGGCCATGGACCCGCTCACCTGGCAGGTCCGCCAGGCCGAGGCCAAAACCTATCTGCACGGCCTGGACTTGCGCCTGCAAGCCGCCGGCCTGCAGCCGGAAACCCATCTTCTCGAAGGGTCCGCGGCCGAACAAGTCGTCGGCTTTTCGGACAGCCGCGCGGCCAAGCTGATCATTTTGAGCAGCCACGGCCAGAGCGGCTTGAGCGACTGGGGCATGAGCAGCGGTGGGCAGAAGATCACCCTTCGGGCGCGGACATCGGTGATGATCGTTCGGGCGGCCCAGGAGCCGGTGGGAGAGGTGACCGGTTTGCGCTATCAGCGCCTTCTCGTGCCCTTGGACGGCACCCAACGCGCCGAGTCCATCCTGCCGGCGGCCGCCGCCCTGGCCCAGGCACACGGCGCACACATCCTTTTGGCCCACATCGTCCAAAAGCCCTCTCTTCCCCGAAGGACGCTGCCGAGCCGTGAGGACGTCGAGCTGGTCGAACGGCTCATCGAGCGCAATCGGGTCGAAGCAACCCTCTACCTCGATCAGCTGCGGTCGCGGCTGGCCGGGGAGGTTGCCACACGCGTCCTGGTCAGCGATCACCTCTCGGCGACGCTGCATGAACTGGTCGAACAGGAAGGCGCGGACCTGGTCCTGCTCAGCGCGCATGGCCGGTCCCGGGAAACGCGGGGCCTCTACGGCGACGTCATCAGCCATCTCATCGCCTACGGCACGACTCCGTTGATCATCCTCCAGGATCGTTCGTCCATCCCGGGCGAAGCAGCGGCCGGCGATTCCGGAAAGCCCTAG
- a CDS encoding RNB domain-containing ribonuclease, with translation MTARPSDGRQHRAILQSLARRAMIERGLLPDFSPEALAELGRIQPLPPAADNDARDLTALLWASIDNDDSRDLDQLTVGEALPGDEVRVLVAVADVDSLVKNGSPIDEHARHNTTSVYTAALIFPMLPEKLSNDLTSLNPDADRLALVVDMVIGPDGSVGDSQVYRARVRNRAKLAYRRLAAWLEGTAPAPDAVDAVAGLAENLRLQDRAARRLRNLRHVHGALSLETIKAKPVFEGDQLRTLEIDAKNRATDLIEDFMIAANGVTARFLASKQFPSIRRVVREPKRWDRIVKIAGAARFRLPAGPDPKALDEFLLREKAADPLRFPDLSLAVIKLLGAGEYTAERPGGASAGHFGLAVQDYTHSTAPNRRYPDLITQRLLKAALRGGAWPYRFEELEDLARRCTEQEDAADKVERQIDKSAAALLLAPRLHERFEALVTGASEKGTWVRLLPLPAEGKLIQGFSGLDVGDRIRVELIAIDVERGFIDFKAVGPAGR, from the coding sequence ATGACCGCCAGGCCCTCCGACGGAAGACAACATCGAGCCATCCTGCAGAGCTTGGCCCGGCGGGCGATGATCGAGCGGGGCTTGCTCCCCGACTTCTCTCCCGAAGCGCTCGCCGAGCTTGGCCGGATTCAGCCCCTCCCGCCGGCAGCGGACAATGACGCCCGCGACCTCACGGCCCTCCTGTGGGCCTCCATCGACAATGACGACTCCCGCGACCTGGATCAGCTGACCGTCGGCGAAGCCCTGCCGGGCGATGAAGTCAGGGTCCTTGTCGCCGTCGCCGATGTGGACAGCCTGGTCAAAAACGGCTCCCCCATCGACGAGCACGCCCGTCACAATACGACCTCGGTTTACACCGCGGCCCTGATATTCCCCATGCTGCCGGAGAAGCTGTCCAACGATCTCACCTCCCTGAACCCCGATGCCGATCGCCTCGCCCTGGTCGTCGACATGGTCATCGGCCCGGACGGATCCGTGGGGGACTCGCAGGTCTATCGAGCCCGCGTCCGCAACCGGGCCAAGCTGGCCTACCGCCGCCTGGCCGCCTGGCTGGAAGGGACGGCCCCCGCGCCGGATGCCGTGGACGCCGTCGCCGGGCTGGCCGAGAATCTTCGCCTCCAGGACCGGGCCGCGCGGCGGCTAAGAAATCTGCGGCACGTCCACGGGGCGCTCAGCCTGGAAACCATTAAGGCAAAACCGGTCTTTGAAGGCGACCAGCTTCGGACTCTCGAAATCGACGCTAAGAATCGGGCCACGGACCTGATCGAGGACTTCATGATCGCGGCCAACGGTGTCACCGCCCGTTTTCTGGCCTCCAAGCAATTTCCGTCCATCCGGCGCGTCGTTCGCGAGCCGAAGCGTTGGGACCGGATCGTCAAGATCGCCGGCGCCGCCCGATTTCGGCTGCCGGCCGGCCCCGATCCAAAGGCCCTGGATGAGTTTCTCCTTCGGGAAAAAGCCGCCGATCCGCTCCGATTCCCCGACCTCTCCCTGGCGGTGATCAAGCTCTTGGGCGCGGGCGAATACACGGCCGAGCGGCCCGGCGGCGCGTCGGCGGGGCACTTCGGGCTCGCAGTCCAGGACTATACCCATTCGACCGCCCCGAATCGCCGCTATCCCGACTTGATCACGCAGCGGCTGCTGAAAGCCGCCCTGCGGGGCGGCGCCTGGCCCTATCGCTTCGAGGAGCTGGAGGACTTGGCCCGCCGCTGCACTGAGCAGGAGGATGCGGCCGACAAAGTCGAGCGGCAGATCGACAAATCCGCCGCCGCGCTCCTGCTCGCCCCGAGGCTTCACGAACGATTCGAAGCCCTGGTTACGGGAGCCTCCGAAAAAGGCACCTGGGTCCGGCTTCTTCCCCTCCCGGCCGAAGGCAAGCTCATTCAGGGGTTCAGCGGACTGGATGTCGGCGACCGGATTCGGGTCGAACTGATCGCGATCGATGTCGAGCGCGGCTTCATTGATTTCAAGGCCGTCGGTCCGGCCGGACGGTAA
- a CDS encoding DUF3943 domain-containing protein: MSRGETGRPTGLNWIKALPALAGFIALLGGGSAVYAGRLPGRGIPPTFHLSSYQAGFDSNEGGGFGLLPFSLQQQPFVEPDVRLRDDDPAFIKKSLPGGVAFRVFSSNVLTWAMDRFIMGYPWARVGLTSWKNNFLKGWQWDIDPFNTNFFFHPYSGGAFFNSARSNGYGYFSSVPFALMGSLMWEYFGETGRPAYNDLINTTLSGSLFGEIFYRLSSSLLDDRATGVERFFREFGALLLSPGRAFSRLLQGKLTRVTTKEIYQKEPINISASAGAHWFNQGSRFGTGSLSANLNIHLDYGDPFEIRPRKPFDFFKIRTDLSYGKNMGKRYLDNFIGYGLLFGKTVHSGSMDLLMGVFQHYNYWDSKIFQISTLAFGGGLIAKWRLSEESNLQAAFHLGLIPLGASDSPYIDLMEAGEHVRNYNYAGGAEAKIESTLNLTTFGQLTAIFYFYRLYNFVGPAGHNNIMVFKPRLAIKLVDNINLGFEFLYYYKEGYYLHLPDIKKSNSEQKLYLMLYF; the protein is encoded by the coding sequence ATGAGCCGAGGAGAGACCGGCCGCCCGACGGGCTTGAATTGGATTAAGGCGCTGCCGGCCTTGGCTGGCTTCATAGCTCTCCTGGGCGGCGGTTCCGCCGTCTATGCGGGACGGCTGCCCGGGCGCGGCATTCCTCCGACTTTCCATCTCTCATCCTACCAAGCCGGCTTCGACAGCAATGAGGGAGGGGGCTTCGGCCTCCTCCCGTTCTCTTTGCAACAACAGCCCTTCGTCGAACCCGACGTCCGGCTCCGGGATGACGACCCGGCGTTCATCAAAAAATCGTTGCCCGGGGGGGTTGCCTTCCGGGTGTTTTCCTCGAATGTCCTGACCTGGGCGATGGATCGGTTCATCATGGGCTATCCCTGGGCCCGGGTCGGGTTGACGAGCTGGAAAAACAATTTCCTGAAGGGTTGGCAGTGGGATATCGACCCTTTCAACACGAATTTTTTCTTCCATCCCTATTCCGGCGGCGCTTTTTTCAATTCCGCCCGGTCCAACGGGTACGGGTATTTCAGCTCCGTCCCCTTCGCCTTGATGGGCAGTCTGATGTGGGAGTACTTCGGAGAAACGGGCCGGCCGGCTTACAACGATCTGATCAACACGACGCTCAGCGGTTCCTTATTCGGGGAAATTTTTTATCGGTTGAGCTCATCGCTCCTGGACGACCGGGCGACCGGGGTGGAGCGGTTCTTCAGGGAATTCGGGGCCCTGCTTCTTAGCCCGGGGCGAGCGTTCAGCCGGCTCCTGCAGGGTAAGTTGACCCGGGTCACGACGAAGGAGATCTATCAGAAAGAGCCGATAAACATTTCCGCGAGCGCGGGAGCGCATTGGTTCAATCAAGGCAGCCGCTTCGGCACCGGCAGCCTGAGCGCCAACTTAAACATCCATTTGGATTATGGCGATCCATTTGAAATCCGGCCCCGGAAGCCATTTGATTTCTTCAAGATCCGGACGGACCTCAGCTACGGGAAAAACATGGGCAAGCGATATCTGGACAATTTCATCGGTTACGGCCTGCTCTTCGGCAAAACCGTTCACTCGGGGAGCATGGATTTGCTGATGGGGGTCTTCCAGCACTATAACTACTGGGACAGCAAGATCTTTCAGATCAGCACCTTGGCTTTCGGCGGGGGGCTGATTGCCAAGTGGCGGCTGTCCGAGGAATCGAATCTCCAAGCCGCCTTCCATCTCGGGCTCATTCCCCTCGGGGCCAGCGATTCGCCCTATATCGATTTGATGGAAGCCGGGGAACATGTCCGCAACTACAATTATGCGGGCGGAGCCGAGGCCAAGATCGAGAGCACCCTGAACCTCACGACGTTCGGCCAGCTGACGGCGATCTTCTATTTTTACCGGCTTTATAATTTCGTCGGCCCGGCCGGGCACAACAACATTATGGTCTTCAAGCCCAGGCTGGCCATCAAGCTGGTCGACAACATCAACTTGGGATTTGAGTTTCTGTATTATTACAAGGAAGGCTATTACCTGCATTTGCCCGATATCAAAAAGAGCAACAGCGAGCAGAAGCTGTACCTCATGCTGTATTTCTGA
- a CDS encoding DPP IV N-terminal domain-containing protein, with product MKRLPAAIALALILVLGCLTLVGAQAPAAQKANYELASRWTAAKVGKLVFDGQVQPRWLESGDRFWYAYETSQGRKWFIVDPALKSRRPLFDNAKMAALLTKITLFPYEAQHLPIRTIKFIKKDTTIRFDIEYPKDADVRVGDVLKKVVDVGKEFEDKEKEKEKLQDTQKKDQDKKDQDKKDQDKKDADKLKEPESKTKALYFEYELASGKLTLLEDYKAPETRPRWASVSPDEKTIIFGRGFNLYMMDAESFKKAWKKADDKDVKEVQLTTDGEEYYSYTRDLTDEEKKTYQKDEKDRKDYRVPAAGVIWSKDSKKFSIERDDSRKVGALWVINSLSNPRPTLETYKYAMPGEEAQPQFELWIFDLASKGKIKVKTDKYKDQTIDVYAAERKASDLEKDYPPPATWLGDRSDLLYLGRQSRNLHRYDVSTVDVEKGEVKVLFEEVLNTYVDVQPPKLVDGGKEIVWWSERDGWGHYYLYDGAGKLKGPITSGEFVCAGIQRLDEKGRVLYFNAWGREPGEDPYFAHLYRVGLDGSGLKLLNPGDANHAGAMNEAGRWFVDNFSRVDQAPKSELRDALGNLILPLESTDVSALVAAGFKYPESFSVKADDGVTDLYGVMYKPFDFDPQKKYPIILYVYPGPQTESVSKTFVPRSASMQLAQFGFIVVEIGNRGGNPQRSKWYHNFGYGNLRDYGLADKKRCVELLAQKHSFVDGDRVGIFGHSGGGFMTAAALLVYPDFFKVGVSSSGNHENNIYNRWWSEKHHGVKEVTDDKGVVKFEYAIEKNSELAKNLKGHLLLTTGDIDNNVHPGNTFRLANALVRANKRFDFFLFPGQRHGYGDMGDYWSWIRADYFCKWLLGDFSQSVDMWELNREKEQSGAKAAAAATGGTGGGVRR from the coding sequence ATGAAGCGTTTACCGGCGGCAATCGCCCTCGCTCTTATTCTCGTCCTGGGCTGCCTGACTCTCGTCGGTGCCCAAGCCCCGGCGGCCCAGAAAGCCAATTACGAGCTGGCCTCGCGCTGGACGGCGGCCAAGGTCGGCAAGCTCGTCTTCGACGGCCAGGTCCAGCCCCGCTGGCTCGAATCGGGCGACCGGTTCTGGTACGCCTATGAGACGAGCCAGGGCCGGAAGTGGTTCATCGTCGATCCGGCCCTTAAGTCACGCAGGCCGCTCTTCGACAACGCCAAGATGGCGGCCCTGCTGACCAAGATCACCCTCTTCCCCTATGAGGCCCAACACCTGCCGATCCGGACGATCAAGTTCATCAAGAAGGACACGACGATCCGGTTCGATATCGAGTATCCCAAAGACGCCGATGTCCGGGTCGGCGACGTCTTGAAAAAGGTCGTCGACGTAGGCAAGGAGTTCGAGGATAAGGAGAAGGAGAAGGAAAAGCTCCAGGACACCCAGAAGAAGGATCAGGACAAAAAGGATCAGGATAAGAAGGATCAGGATAAGAAGGACGCGGACAAGCTCAAGGAGCCCGAGAGCAAGACCAAGGCCCTGTACTTCGAATACGAACTGGCCTCCGGCAAGCTGACTCTCCTGGAGGATTACAAGGCCCCCGAGACCCGGCCGCGCTGGGCCTCGGTTTCGCCCGACGAGAAGACGATCATTTTCGGCCGCGGTTTCAATCTCTACATGATGGATGCCGAGAGCTTTAAAAAGGCCTGGAAGAAGGCCGATGATAAGGACGTCAAGGAAGTCCAATTGACGACTGACGGCGAGGAATACTACAGCTACACTCGTGACCTCACCGACGAGGAGAAGAAGACCTACCAGAAGGACGAAAAGGACCGCAAGGACTACCGGGTCCCGGCGGCCGGGGTGATCTGGTCCAAGGACTCCAAAAAGTTCTCGATCGAGCGCGACGATTCGCGCAAGGTCGGTGCCCTGTGGGTTATCAACTCTCTGTCCAATCCGCGGCCGACCCTGGAAACCTACAAATACGCCATGCCCGGCGAGGAAGCCCAGCCGCAGTTCGAGCTGTGGATCTTCGACCTCGCCTCCAAAGGCAAGATCAAGGTCAAGACGGACAAGTACAAGGACCAGACGATCGATGTCTACGCGGCGGAGCGGAAAGCGTCCGACCTTGAGAAGGACTACCCGCCGCCGGCCACCTGGCTGGGCGACCGCTCCGACCTGCTCTACCTGGGCCGCCAGAGCCGCAATCTGCACCGCTACGACGTCAGCACCGTCGACGTCGAGAAGGGCGAAGTCAAAGTTCTGTTCGAGGAAGTCCTCAACACCTATGTCGACGTCCAGCCGCCTAAGCTGGTCGACGGCGGCAAGGAGATCGTCTGGTGGTCCGAACGGGACGGCTGGGGCCACTATTATTTGTACGACGGGGCGGGCAAGCTCAAGGGGCCGATCACCTCGGGCGAGTTCGTCTGCGCCGGCATCCAGCGCCTGGACGAGAAGGGCCGCGTCCTGTATTTCAACGCCTGGGGCCGCGAGCCGGGCGAGGACCCTTACTTTGCGCATCTTTACCGGGTCGGCTTGGACGGCAGCGGGCTCAAGCTGCTCAACCCGGGCGACGCCAATCATGCCGGTGCGATGAACGAGGCCGGCCGCTGGTTTGTGGACAATTTTAGCCGGGTCGACCAGGCGCCCAAGTCGGAGCTTCGCGATGCGCTGGGCAATCTGATCCTGCCCCTCGAGTCGACGGATGTCTCGGCCCTCGTTGCGGCCGGATTCAAATATCCCGAGTCTTTCAGCGTTAAGGCTGACGACGGCGTCACCGATTTGTACGGGGTCATGTACAAGCCGTTCGATTTCGACCCCCAGAAAAAGTATCCCATCATCCTCTACGTCTATCCGGGCCCCCAGACGGAGAGCGTCTCCAAGACCTTCGTCCCGCGGAGCGCCAGCATGCAATTGGCCCAGTTCGGGTTCATCGTGGTCGAGATCGGAAACCGGGGCGGCAATCCCCAGCGCTCCAAGTGGTACCACAACTTCGGCTACGGCAACCTGCGCGACTATGGCCTGGCCGACAAGAAGCGCTGCGTCGAGCTGCTGGCCCAGAAGCACTCCTTCGTCGACGGCGACCGGGTCGGCATCTTCGGCCATAGCGGCGGCGGATTCATGACGGCGGCGGCGCTGCTTGTCTATCCCGACTTCTTCAAAGTCGGCGTATCCTCCTCGGGCAACCACGAGAACAACATCTACAACCGCTGGTGGAGCGAGAAGCACCACGGCGTCAAGGAAGTGACGGACGACAAGGGCGTCGTCAAGTTCGAATATGCCATCGAGAAGAACTCCGAGCTGGCCAAAAACCTCAAGGGCCACCTGCTGTTGACGACGGGGGACATCGACAACAACGTCCACCCCGGCAATACTTTCCGGCTGGCCAACGCCCTGGTCCGGGCCAACAAGCGGTTCGACTTTTTCCTTTTCCCTGGCCAGCGCCACGGCTATGGGGATATGGGGGATTACTGGTCCTGGATCCGGGCCGATTACTTCTGCAAGTGGTTGCTCGGCGACTTCTCCCAGTCGGTCGATATGTGGGAGCTCAATCGCGAGAAGGAGCAGTCCGGGGCTAAGGCGGCCGCGGCGGCGACCGGAGGGACGGGCGGCGGCGTGCGCCGCTAA
- a CDS encoding GNAT family N-acetyltransferase: MTKPTPEDRVRFRVRDYGPGDFPQVEAVWREAGMATPKRGDSAEVVDRTLRHEGARLFVLEDGESGRLAGTSWMTCDGRRIHLHHFAVAAEWRGRGLAKILLEASLRHVRAEGIQVKLEVHKSNGPAVNLYRKAGFETIGDYEVYIIRDLTKMP, translated from the coding sequence ATGACCAAGCCGACGCCGGAAGATCGAGTCCGTTTTCGGGTCCGCGACTACGGGCCCGGGGACTTTCCCCAGGTGGAGGCGGTCTGGCGGGAAGCCGGGATGGCAACGCCTAAGCGCGGCGATTCGGCCGAAGTTGTCGACCGGACCCTGCGCCACGAGGGGGCGCGCCTGTTCGTGCTCGAAGACGGCGAATCGGGCCGGCTGGCGGGCACGTCATGGATGACTTGCGACGGCCGGCGCATCCATCTCCATCATTTCGCCGTCGCGGCCGAGTGGCGGGGGCGAGGGTTGGCGAAGATCCTTCTGGAAGCCTCGCTCCGTCATGTCCGGGCGGAAGGAATCCAGGTTAAGCTCGAAGTCCACAAGTCCAATGGCCCGGCCGTTAATCTGTATCGCAAGGCGGGATTCGAGACGATCGGCGATTACGAGGTTTATATCATCCGCGATCTGACGAAGATGCCTTAA
- a CDS encoding DUF3147 family protein → MIDSAFLWRLLLSFLVGGGWIAAATLAADRLGSRIGGFLSGLPSTVVVTFFFIGLGQGTEAAAQATTVFPMAFAVTGLFLLAFAVLSRGSFAAGFSAALVLWVVLSALILILKPNRFGWSLAVYAVVLAASIGLTGSVLRLPKAQHGGGRHSPLQVAARAVFGGLIIVVAVLLSRIGGPVFGGVFAGFPAVFVSTLVIGFREHGLDFARAIVRPMLLTGMITIGIYGIGVRLLYPVFGLIRGTVLSFLLSLVAGVFVFILLRPQAGGAPASSGGH, encoded by the coding sequence ATGATCGACTCCGCGTTTCTCTGGCGGCTGCTCCTGTCGTTTCTCGTCGGCGGCGGCTGGATCGCCGCCGCGACGCTGGCGGCCGACCGGCTGGGCAGCCGGATCGGCGGCTTTTTGAGCGGCCTGCCGTCCACCGTGGTCGTGACCTTCTTCTTCATCGGCCTCGGCCAGGGGACGGAGGCGGCCGCCCAGGCGACGACCGTCTTCCCGATGGCCTTCGCCGTCACCGGGCTTTTCTTGCTCGCCTTCGCCGTTCTCTCCCGCGGCAGCTTCGCCGCCGGATTCTCGGCCGCCCTCGTGCTGTGGGTCGTGCTTTCGGCGCTCATCCTCATCCTCAAGCCGAATCGCTTCGGCTGGTCGCTGGCGGTCTATGCCGTTGTTCTGGCTGCGTCAATCGGGCTCACCGGATCGGTGCTCCGCCTGCCTAAGGCCCAACACGGCGGCGGCCGGCATTCGCCGCTTCAGGTGGCGGCCCGGGCCGTCTTCGGCGGCCTGATCATCGTCGTGGCCGTGCTTCTAAGCCGGATCGGGGGACCGGTCTTCGGCGGCGTCTTCGCCGGCTTTCCGGCCGTCTTCGTCTCCACCCTGGTCATCGGCTTCCGCGAGCACGGGCTGGATTTCGCCCGGGCCATCGTCCGGCCGATGCTGCTCACCGGCATGATCACCATCGGCATCTACGGGATCGGCGTGCGCCTCCTGTATCCGGTGTTCGGCTTGATCCGAGGAACCGTGCTCTCGTTCCTGCTGTCTCTCGTCGCGGGCGTGTTCGTGTTCATCTTGCTGCGCCCGCAGGCCGGGGGAGCACCCGCAAGCTCCGGCGGCCATTGA